In Marasmius oreades isolate 03SP1 chromosome 1, whole genome shotgun sequence, one DNA window encodes the following:
- the NIP7 gene encoding ribosome biosynthesis protein nip7 (BUSCO:EOG09264PD5) has protein sequence MRPLTEDESKALFAKLANYIGKNLIHLIDRPDEPYCFRLHKDRVFYVSESSMRLGVSVARPNLVSLGTCFGKFSKSGKFKLHITALDYIAQYAKYKIWIKPNGEMPFLYGNHVLKAHLGRITEDTPEHQGVVVYSMNDVPLGFGVTARSTLDTRKLDPTSILVFHQADVGEYLRDEETLI, from the exons ATGCGACCACTGACAGAAGACGAATCCAAGGCCCTCTTCGCAAAACTAGCGAATTACATC GGCAAGAATCTCATTCATCTCATCGACCGGCCAGACGAACCATACTGCTTCAGGCTACACAAAGATCGAGTATTCTATGTCTCCGAATCATCAATGCGTTTAGGAGTATCTGTCGCTCGCCCCAACCTTGTCAGTCTGGGAACATGTTTTGGTAAATTCAGTAAAAGTGGCAAGTTCAAGTTGCACATAACGGCATTAGACTACATTGCCCAATACGCCAAGTACAAG ATATGGATCAAGCCCAACGGGGAGATGCCCTTCCTATACGGAAATCACGTATTAAAAGCGCATTTGGGTCGGATCACGGAGGATACACCGGAACACCAGGGAGTCGTTGTTTATAGTATGAACGATGTACCACTG GGATTCGGAGTAACAGCTCGGTCTACATTGGATACCCGAAAACTGGACCCAACCTCCATACTTGTTTTTCATCAAGC GGACGTTGGGGAGTATTTGCGAGATGAG GAAACTCTGATCTGA
- a CDS encoding uncharacterized protein (BUSCO:EOG09260HS3), with amino-acid sequence MFDEYVEHAASSPSGALAHPTSLPKLQYQGFEPQPENVEDVPPESSESAIADAPIFDLGQVQCTINAPLVSLVVCSDMLVMGLASNMLIIIELSHATQVIQIQVPRKPNLEMTLYKIFMDPSGRHIIITSLQGENWYLYRTWKKPRQLKTFKMVIESVAWNKTALLSTSQPTSTREILIGARNGIIYEAVLNAEEDFFKSQERYLQPVLHLPEKQPITGLKYDLFPSSEATKILVVVTTPSRMYQFGGIPDRKSDDAGRVFTGLFANSKDPKILELPGTNQYSELHYYTPNADQASSLPRSLAWMTGPGIYHGNLNFESNSDDLIDSADVLLYPAPSSEFPISIALTEFHYVLLYKDRLVGVCSLDDKTVYEEPLPLKRDEEVRGITADPVRKTYWAYTDQSIFELLVGNEDRDVWKVYLAKKQFEVALQYSKTASQRNSILSAQANNLFSDRRYFQAAQAYSQCSVSFEEVVLKFMDVGERDALRSYLISRLERTRKTDLTQRMMLATWLVEFYLTECNRLDDVVASESVSQDIENVLANRTMLEDDLRHFFETYQKNLDPKTTYELIQGHGRTDMYLHYATVIGDFERVIDHWILEEEWSNAIGVLNRQSDIELYYRFAAVLLRQSPKEMVDSWLKQKALDPLRLIPALLQLQRGPRDPLSPNQAIRYLNDVVFEQHNTSTTIHNLLITFHVSPSSSLSSSTVVDDGPLLKFLSTAPIDPLTNKPYYDLDYALRLCKQSGRTQPCVHIYSKMGLYENSVDLALEKGDLELAKINADKPEDDQPLRKKLWLKIARYVVQDKRDIKTAMHFLEDTDLLKIEDILPFFPDFVVIDDFKEEIAHALEGYSSHIDNLKSEMDEATRTAESIQQDIAALRNRFVTIDAGETCSSCSHLLLTRQFYVFPCRHNFHADCLIGLAKEYLPAHSLRRILALQTELVKGNPSSLSVANITAPSVAVSQGRQPQSQRTLLSSNFTSLANPLQNGTRAANLLGRNILSAGDRLRDLIIPDALAAVISTPTWIPGIGGNKRSGVESDNRQKVEKLKAELDEVLAGSCPLCESVIVGLDKPFVKEDEVDTTWAL; translated from the exons ATGTTCGACGAAT ATGTTGAGCACGCTGCCTCGTCACCCTCTGGCGCGCTAGCGCACCCTACATCCCTTCCCAAGCTACAATACCAAGGGTTCGAACCTCAACCTGAGAACGTGGAAGATGTCCCT CCAGAATCTTCAGAATCAGCCATTGCCGATGCCCCCATCTTCGACTTGGGACAGGTGCAATGTACAATAAACGCTCCCCTTGTGTCCCTGGTCGTGTGTTCCGACATGCTAGTTATGGGTTTAGCCTCAAACATGCTTATTATAATCGAGCTGTCTCATGCGACGCAGGTCATTCAGATCCAAGTACCCCGAAAACCCAATCTCGAGATGACACTGTACAAAATTTTCATGGATCCTTCTGGTCGGCACATTATCATCACCTCTTTGCAAGGAGAGAATTGGTATCTCTATCGAACGTGGAAGAAACCCAGACAGTTGAAGACTTTCAAGATGGTTATAGAAAGCGTGGCATGGAACAAGACAGCGTTACTCTCTACCTCCCAACCCACCTCTACCCGAGAAATCCTGATCGGTGCACGGAATGGCATCATATACGAAGCGGTTCTGAATGCCGAAGAGGACTTCTTCAAGTCGCAAGAGAGGTACCTTCAACCGGTTCTCCACCTTCCAGAAAAGCAGCCTATCACCGGTCTCAAATATGATCTGTTCCCTTCGTCCGAAGCTACGAAAATTCTGGTGGTAGTCACCACTCCGTCGAGAATGTACCAGTttggtggaatcccagaccGTAAATCGGACGATGCCGGACGTGTTTTTACTGGCTTGTTCGCCAACTCGAAGGATCCAA AAATCTTGGAATTACCGGGAACGAACCAGTACTCAGAATTGCACTATTACACACCGAACGCCGACCAAGCATCCTCTTTACCCAGATCCCTTGCTTGGATGACAG GTCCTGGAATATATcacggaaatttgaactttgagtCAAATTCAGATGATCTCATCGATTCTGCGGATGTCTTGCTCTATCCGGCACCGTCTTCTGAATTTCCGATATCGATAGCTCTCACGGAATTCCATTACGTTTTGCTATACAAGGATAGATTGGTTGGCGTTTGCAGTCTTGATGATAAAACTGTTTACGAGGAGCCTCTCCCCTTG AAGCGAGACGAGGAGGTGCGGGGGATCACAGCCGATCCGGTGCGCAAGACATACTGGGCGTATACAGATCAGTCTATCTTCGAGTTATTGGTTGGAAACGAAGACCGTGACGTTTGGAAGGTTTATCTGGCGAAGAAACAGTTCGAAGTTGCCTTGCAATATTCTAAG ACAGCTAGTCAACGGAATAGTATCTTGTCAGCACAAGCCAATAACCTTTTCTCTGATCGTCGATATTTCCAAGCCGCTCAGGCGTATTCTCAATGTTCGGTGTCATTTGAAGAGGTCGTGCTCAAGTTTATGGATGTTGGTGAACGGGATGCGTTAAGATCCTATCTGATTTCGCGCCTGGAGAGGACCCGCAAAACT GATTTAACCCAGCGAATGATGCTGGCTACCTGGCTGGTGGAATTCTATCTTACCGAATGCAACAGATTAGATGATGTTGTTGCGTCAGAGTCCGTCTCACAAGACATTGAGAATGTTTTAGCAAACAGGACTATGTTGGAAGACGATCTTCGGCACTTTTTCGAGACGTACCAA AAAAATCTTGATCCCAAGACAACTTATGAGCTCATACAAGGGCATGGCAGGACGGATATGTATCTTCACTATGCAACAGTCATTGGTGACTTTGAACGAGTCATTGACCACTGGAttcttgaagaagaatggtccaACGCGATCGGCGTGTTGAACCGACAA TCAGATATTGAGCTGTATTATCGCTTTGCAGCAGTCCTACTACGACAATCACCCAAGGAAATGGTCGACTCGTGGCTTAAGCAGAAAGCTTTGGACCCGTTACGTCTCATACCAGCGTTATTACAGCTTCAACGTGGGCCCCGCGATCCCTTGTCCCCTAATCAAGCCATCAGGTACTTGAACGACGTCGTCTTCGAGCAACACAATACTTCCACCACCATACATAACCTTTTGATAACCTTCCACGTCtcaccttcctcctccttgtCCAGTTCGACAGTTGTGGATGACGGTCCTCTCCTCAAGTTTTTATCAACAGCACCTATTGATCCATTGACGAATAAACCATATTACGATCTGGACTACGCGTTGCGGTTGTGCAAACAGTCAGGGCGAACCCAACCCTGTGTTCACATCTATTCCAAGATGGGTCTCTATGAGAACAGCGTTGATCTCGCCCTTGAGAAAGGCGATCTCGAACTCGCTAAGATCAACGCCGACAAACCAGAAGACGATCAACCACTCAGGAAGAAACTTTGGCTCAAGATTGCACGCTATGTTGTGCAGGATAAAAGAGATATCAAGAC TGCTATGCATTTCTTGGAGGACACAGATCTCTTGAAGATTGAGGATATATTACCGTTCTTCCCCGATTTCGTGGTCATTGATGATTTCAAAGAAGAGATCGCGCATGCACTGGAAGGCTATTCGTCTCATATCGACAATCTAAAGAGCGAAATGGACGAAGCTACTCGGACCGCAGAGTCAATCCAGCAGGATATAGCAGCTCTACGAAATCGCTTTGTTACAATTGATGCAGGCGAAACTTGTTCATCCTGTTCGCATCTTTTATTGACCCGGCAATTCTATGTCTTCCCATGTCGGCACAACTTCCATGCAGACTGCCTCATTGGATTG GCAAAAGAATATCTGCCAGCCCATTCATTACGCCGCATCTTAGCACTGCAAACTGAGTTGGTGAAAGGGAATCCCAGTTCACTTTCTGTTGCAAATATCACGGCGCCGTCGGTAGCAGTCTCACAGGGTCGGCAACCGCAGTCGCAACGCACCCTGCTCTCTTCAAATTTTACCTCTTTGGCCAACCCTTTACAAAATGGGACCAGAGCTGCCAATCTTCTCGGTCGAAACATTCTTTCTGCCGGAGATCGCTTACGAGATCTAATCATCCCTGACGCTTTGGCAGCTGTGATTTCTACACCGACTTGGATACCAGGGATAGGAGGTAACAAACGAAGCGGAGTCGAGTCGGACAATCGACAGAAAGTTGAAAAGCTGAAGGCCGAATTGGATGAGGTTTTGGCGGGCAGCTGTCCGCTTTGCGAGAGTGTGATTGTTGGACTGGATAAGCCATTTGTGAAGGAGGACGAAGTAGATACCACATGGGCGTTGTGA
- a CDS encoding uncharacterized protein (BUSCO:EOG09260W8D), whose product MSTNPARTVVDDGSEHRRRTLASVIMAPTLPTSLTPHICVLSSPDLNELLSTSSLPSIPDVLQSFSPFPQVTTRTTTLTSVTHASFGLRFSDLEQVEATCKEDEEQRANRTLDWIANRISQRCGRWVEDLERLGEKATRMPWWEELKRCTEGDTTPVRNETWNHPAAIILAVSTNAPNPLQAVTTLHSRPTDLPSWVDPSHLKFTLIVHPKDSALSDEEAGALYNAVKKQYGLHTYMLPLDLPNPPPAPVPVPATMPRLPPQNADSPDFRPPPTPYTPHAPQLPTANSKPVNLLVNTLQMNEKDIQQTARFTREFLVMSLIPWMERCVVEWNESFSSTRRLPSRLFSSTRRLFGSPAPSPAPGQHQSASSVSSIPVRSNTSNGILPNPANVQGTPPPQQRRLAEFATILGDLKLAASVWDSLQKESKGGSEILPLILSPSPAVQLHVSNAISALYGSSVDPPPHAQLRAIQYAVRWEMGIDPSEFSGNILEGERWLVWVARHSDEAPAAILLAHAAFLSVKKRAGRRAALWYMSAARRLEKCGIKPLTMFFLRKAHDLWNHPPKKELSPSFWDSEGVDPSKTFSFDAITASIEYPLARLLYTTGDVSNSVRLFLNLLQSSCSPRLHNISSDNEDASLPDNDDLYIDEFRIALEHLKSTSHDADLCSTLKLSFTFCVPQEIRVRYSRGDQQNEIKWSERELIWNEFRKSRGITQGLLKDCKASVNETFWIDLVVRNPLHVEVNLANLTLDIQEAGSTTPSSSTSFIETEVLSNVTLHPREMRTIPIAVKSTKATSLIITHAHYDFLSLLPNTESLSFRGRRLHSTPAQRQTPTYAPDVLLKVDVAEADHKLLANFLESHRLVLNQGENSSLRLWLSNAGKRPISEAWIVSDPDDEFCLDTNEDAAESLKSQETIHCGNVLAARDPYLLSIDYLGPGDDFEVRVTLHAVGLGERDLSFLIVYREDTSESYHQVRVTKSFDVKPLFKCMIHARPSPHLEDLYFMELHLDNISSRTVQFTQVTTLSPHWTCHAIKRGDPGPLLPLQSCRFHFGVKHWQESQGFNDATEFVKGKFRQVLQGREVNHSDPPPVALCCNHVLKPSHPTTHAIRRFIFSRRRHAVAQSIRCSHPHITSRTHRYIFPLYNPAALDVLLSWAIPSEGRSGYLHVSGLNIGVGHAALGDILEEAENTKTTSMYSETRQERLEVFQAIRDSEWNTEMNPLVVHVIAPHIVKHDFSKGPCSTTATVLIRNYSATLTSRFALKLSSDPVLYSAAALNNDSPAPYTGRTTYRGIIKPYQDTSVEVKLWISRPGSYVLGGWRLETEVLEDEGAHVRHRYVQEPSAEETQTLPRIVVCSE is encoded by the exons ATGTCGACGAACCCCGCGAGGACCGTGGTTGATGATGGTTCTGAACATAGGCGACGAACCTTAGCTAGTGTCATCATGGCGCCGACTCTCCCGACCTCCCTTACTCCTCATATTTGCGTTTTATCCTCCCCAGATCTAAATGAGCTTCTATCAACTTCTTCTCTACCTTCAATACCAGATGTTCTCCAATCGTTCTCTCCATTTCCACAGG TGACCACTAGAACTACTACTCTCACTTCTGTGACGCATGCCTCTTTTGGTCTCCGTTTTTCCGATCTCGAGCAAGTGGAAGCTACGTGTAAAGAAGACGAGGAGCAGCGTGCTAATCGTACTTTGGATTGGATCGCCAACCGTATAAGCCAGCGATGTGGCCGTTGGGTTGAGGATCTGGAAAGGTTGGGTGAAAAGGCAACCAGAATGCCTTGGTGGGAGGAGTTGAAGCGATGTACAGAAGGCGACACCACGCCGGTTCGGAACGAGACCTGGAATCATCCAGCTGCCA TAATATTAGCTGTATCAACGAATGCTCCGAATCCACTCCAAGCAGTAACCACACTCCATTCTCGTCCTACCGATTTACCATCATGGGTCGACCCATCCCATTTAAAATTTACGCTCATAGTTCACCCTAAAGACTCGGCACTGTCCGATGAAGA AGCTGGAGCGTTATACAACGCCGTCAAGAAACAATACGGATTGCATACTTACATGTTACCACTCGATCTGCCAAATCCACCACCTGCTCCTGTACCAGTACCTGCTACCATGCCCCGACTCCCGCCTCAGAATGCAGACTCGCCCGATTTTCGGCCACCCCCTACGCCCTATACGCCCCATGCACCTCAGCTTCCCACTGCCAACTCAAAGCCAGTCAACTTACTCGTAAACACCTTACAAATGAATGAGAAAGATATTCAACAGACTGCTAGATTCACGAGAGAATTTCTGGTTATGAGTCTGATTCCATGGATGGAGAGATGCGTGGTTGAGTGGAATGAAAGT TTTTCATCAACAAGGCGTCTGCCGTCACGATTGTTTTCTTCTACCCGTCGTCTCTTTGGTTCTCCTGCGCCTTCACCCGCACCCGGTCAGCATCAAAGCGCGTCGTCAGTATCGTCTATCCCTGTCAGGTCAAACACTTCCAATGGAATTCTACCAAACCCAGCAAATGTACAAGGTACACCACCCCCACAACAACGACGGTTGGCCGAGTTTGCTACTATATTAGGTGATCTCAAATTGGCCGCGTCAGTCTGGGACTCTCTGCAGAAGGAAAGCAAGGGCGGGTCG GAAATTTTGCCTTTGATACTATCTCCTTCCCCTGCCGTTCAGCTTCACGTCTCAAATGCTATCAGTGCCTTATACGGATCATCAGTCGATCCCCCACCGCATGCACAACTTCGAGCCATTCAATACGCAGTCCGATGGGAGATGGGGATTGATCCGTCAGAATTCTCAGGGAATATATTGGAGGGCGAGAGGTGGTTGGTTTGGGTGGCTAGACAT TCCGACGAGGCACCAGCAGCAATATTGTTGGCCCATGCAGCATTCCTAAGTGTTAAGAAGAGAGCTGGCCGACGCGCAGCCCTCTGGTACATGTCTGCTGCGAGGAGATTAGAAAAATGTGGGATT AAACCATTAACAATGTTTTTTCTCCGAAAAGCTCATGATCTGTGGAATCATCCCCCCAAAAAGGAGCTTTCTCCCTCCTTTTGGGACTCAGAAGGAGTGGATCCCTCAAAAACCTTTAGTTTTGATGCCATAACTGCCAGCATTGAATACCCACTGG CCCGCCTCCTATATACAACTGGAGACGTGAGCAACTCTGTTCGATTATTCTTGAACCTTTTGCAAAGCTCCTGCTCGCCCCGACTACACAATATCTCATCCGATAATGAAGACGCTTCGTTACCCGACAATGACGACCTTTACATCGACGAGTTTAGGATCGCTCTCGAG CACCTGAAGTCGACATCCCATGATGCAGACCTTTGTTCCACCTTGAAATTATCTTTCACTTTCTGCGTGCCTCAGGAAATAAGGGTGCGCTACTCGCGGGGCGATCAACAGAATGAAATCAAGTGGTCGGAACGCGAATTGATCTGGAATGAGTTCCGCAAATCTCGAGGGATCACTCAAGGACTTTTGAAGGACTGCAAGGCTTCGGTCAATG AGACGTTCTGGATCGACTTGGTCGTCCGAAATCCACTTCATGTTGAAGTCAATCTCGCCAACTTGACCTTAGATATTCAAGAGGCTGGTTCAACCACACCCTCGTCCTCAACGTCCTTCATTGAAACGGAAGTTCTAAGTAATGTCACTCTCCACCCAAGAGAAATGAGAACAATACCGATTGCCGTAAAATCGACGAAGGCCACTTCTTTGATTATCACTCATGCTCATTACgactttctttcccttttgcCTAATACCGAGTCTCTATCCTTTCGAGGACGACGTCTACACAGCACTCCGGCTCAACGCCAGACGCCTACTTATGCACCTGATGTTCTCCTCAAGGTGGACGTCGCCGAAGCAGACCACAAATTACTGGCCAATTTCCTTGAAAGTCACCGATTAGTCCTGAATCAGGGCGAGAACTCAAGTCTTCGGCTTTGGCTTTCTAATGCGGGAAAGCGACCTATAAGTGAAGCGTGGATAGTCTCTGATCCTGATGATGAGTTCTGTTTGGATACTAACGAAGATGCTGCTG AAAGCCTTAAGAGCCAGGAGACAATCCACTGCGGCAATGTGCTTGCTGCCAGAGACCCTTACCTACTATCCATTGATTATTTAGGACCGGGCGACGACTTTGAGGTCCGTGTGACACTACATGCCGTCGGCCTGGGAGAACGGGATTTGTCTTTCCTCATTGTCTATCGGGAG GATACTTCTGAGTCCTATCATCAAGTTCGCGTCACAAAAAGTTTCGATGTCAAACCTTTGTTTAAATGCATGATACATGCTCGGCCCTCCCCGCATCTTGAGGACCTGTATTTCATGGAGCTTCATCTCGATAATATATCCTCGAGGACAGTACAGTTTACGCAGGTTACCACGTTGAGTCCTCATTGGACGTGTCACGCAATAAAGCGAGGCGACCC CGGACCGTTACTTCCGCTACAGTCTTGTCGTTTTCATTTCGGTGTTAAACATTGGCAAGAATCTCAAGGATTCAATGACGCAACTGAATTTGTAAAAGGCAAATTCAGGCAAGTACTTCAAGGTCGAGAGGTCAATCACTCTGACCCACCTCCCGTCGCCCTGTGTTGCAATCATGTTCTAAAG CCATCCCATCCGACCACTCACGCAATACGCCGATTTATCTTCAGCAGGCGCCGTCATGCCGTGGCACAGTCCATTCGTTGTTCCCATCCCCACATCACCTCCCGCACGCATCGGTATATCTTCCCGTTGTACAACCCAGCTGCTTTAGATGTTCTTCTTTCATGGGCAATACCTTCCGAAGGCCGGTCTGGTTATCTCCATGTTTCGGGCCTCAATATTGGCGTTGGTCATGCAGCGCTTGGAGACATCCTGGAAGAAGCGGAGAATACCAAGACAACTAGCATGTATTCTGAAACACGCCAGGAGCGATTAGAGGTATTCCAAGCTATCCGAGATAGCGAATGGAATACGGAGATGAACCCGTTAGTGGTGCACGTTATAGCACCTCACATCGTGAAGCATGACTTTTCAAAGGG TCCCTGTAGTACCACGGCGACAGTACTCATCCGGAACTATTCTGCGACTTTAACTTCACGCTTCGCCCTGAAATTAAGTAGTGACCCTGTTTTGTATTCAGCAGCAGCACT GAACAACGATTCACCTGCACCTTACACTGGCCGCACGACCTATAGAGGTATAATCAAGCCATATCAAGACACATCTGTGGAGGTCAAACTGTGGATAAGTAGACCCGGGTCCTACGTTCTGGGAGGATGGCGTTTAGAAACAGAGGTATTAGAGGATGAAGGTGCCCACGTACGCCATCGGTATGTACAGGAACCTTCAGCAGAAGAGACTCAGACTCTGCCTCGTATTGTTGTATGCTCAGAATGA